In the Pedosphaera parvula Ellin514 genome, one interval contains:
- a CDS encoding response regulator transcription factor, whose amino-acid sequence MKKILVIEDQPEMRRSLETTLEMEGFEVLLAEDGRMGLELALAARPDLILCDVMMPGMDGHGLLQVLRADNRTAHLPFIFLTARADKQDARTGMNLGADDYLTKPVAKSDLLAAISSRLQRAEVQKRRLDGKRGEFKPDFSSPAIFANLGLSRREAEVLLWVAQGKSNGDIADILGLSEFTVKRHMAGIFDTLGVQSRNAAMLRALESMGSER is encoded by the coding sequence GTGAAGAAGATTTTGGTTATCGAAGATCAGCCGGAAATGCGGCGAAGCTTGGAAACGACTCTGGAAATGGAAGGCTTCGAAGTGTTGCTGGCTGAGGATGGTCGCATGGGTCTCGAATTGGCGCTCGCGGCCAGGCCCGACCTGATACTTTGTGACGTCATGATGCCGGGCATGGACGGCCATGGATTATTGCAGGTGCTCCGCGCCGATAACCGCACGGCGCATCTCCCGTTCATCTTTTTAACCGCCCGCGCTGATAAACAAGATGCGCGTACAGGCATGAACTTGGGCGCGGATGATTACCTAACCAAACCAGTCGCCAAATCGGACTTACTCGCTGCCATCTCTTCGCGATTACAGCGTGCCGAGGTACAGAAACGACGGTTGGACGGGAAGCGTGGAGAATTTAAGCCTGATTTCAGCTCGCCCGCAATTTTCGCAAACCTCGGACTCTCCCGCCGCGAGGCAGAAGTGCTATTGTGGGTGGCTCAAGGGAAATCCAACGGCGACATCGCAGATATTCTGGGACTCAGTGAGTTCACGGTGAAACGCCATATGGCGGGTATTTTCGATACGCTTGGAGTGCAAAGCCGCAATGCTGCCATGCTTCGGGCGCTTGAATCGATGGGCTCGGAGCGATAA
- a CDS encoding SdpI family protein → MKLADLKKEWLQVVILAVPFCAVALLWDRLPGWVPIHWNARGEVDGIARKSFGTLLVPVVNVGIALLTGLLPLIDPKLRKHDPEMRASLWRTVRIFRLAITAFMSFVSLVMLAATLKLFKDGANFTYAIYIGMGFLFVVLGNFMTKLRPNYFVGIRTPWTLESKEVWAQTHRVGGRLMMVEGFLMIGLCFIVPPERYAFWVVLPLTLGFALFSILYSYVLYKKLGVVRHASQ, encoded by the coding sequence ATGAAACTCGCCGATCTGAAAAAGGAGTGGCTTCAAGTGGTGATTCTGGCCGTGCCGTTTTGCGCCGTCGCCCTGCTTTGGGATAGACTGCCGGGCTGGGTGCCGATTCATTGGAACGCCCGTGGAGAAGTCGATGGGATCGCGAGGAAGTCATTTGGCACCTTGCTGGTACCTGTGGTCAACGTTGGGATTGCCTTGTTGACGGGTTTACTGCCGTTGATCGATCCCAAGCTGAGAAAGCACGATCCGGAAATGCGGGCCAGCCTGTGGCGAACAGTACGGATTTTTCGCCTGGCCATTACCGCGTTCATGTCCTTTGTATCCCTGGTAATGCTGGCCGCGACACTCAAGCTTTTCAAGGATGGGGCGAATTTCACCTACGCGATATATATTGGCATGGGTTTCCTATTCGTTGTGCTGGGAAATTTCATGACCAAACTACGTCCCAATTACTTTGTTGGGATTCGCACCCCATGGACACTGGAATCGAAGGAGGTCTGGGCGCAAACCCATCGAGTCGGTGGGCGATTGATGATGGTCGAAGGATTTCTCATGATCGGGCTTTGCTTCATTGTGCCACCGGAGCGTTATGCGTTCTGGGTCGTGTTACCTCTCACTCTAGGATTCGCGCTCTTTTCCATTCTGTATTCCTACGTGCTGTATAAGAAACTGGGGGTGGTTCGGCATGCCTCGCAGTAG
- a CDS encoding sigma-70 family RNA polymerase sigma factor, which produces MNSLTDQQLLRDYAGSRSEAAFAELVRRHIDFVYSAALRMVRDRHLAEDITQGAFVALAQNAEQLTKHPVLAGWLHRTSQNLAANAVRAEVRRRAREEKSAAMNEQLSNETDATWESVAPHLDAALGELSETDRDILLFRYFQGKSAREIAQTLGLTDEAAQKRVNRAVERLREIFAKRGVTVGAGSLLVLISGNAVQAAPTGLFTIISTSAAMAGTAAISTATKTIAMTTLQKSLLTATLIATVSTSIYQTKQASTLRAQMQNLQQQLQPLTDQNRQLTLDREKGTRQLSALRAEIGRLNSNQSELLRLRSETGRLRHQTNELGKLVRTWSAASTPDQSSESTNFPKDSWAFVGFGTPEATIQSFMWAKSRGDVKTAFDAATPELKRKIMDLYFKDKTDAEISDLLVDSSKNQNGVRVLKRMNVADDQVIFQVHFDGYPEKSFDILSLKKIDDEWKVSNTEDHVEQK; this is translated from the coding sequence ATGAACAGTTTGACGGATCAACAACTACTGCGCGACTACGCCGGCTCCCGGTCAGAAGCAGCCTTTGCCGAACTCGTGCGACGGCACATTGATTTCGTCTATTCCGCGGCCCTGCGCATGGTTCGCGATCGTCATCTGGCCGAGGACATAACCCAGGGTGCCTTCGTGGCTCTGGCGCAAAATGCCGAACAACTCACCAAACACCCGGTTCTGGCCGGCTGGCTGCATCGCACTTCGCAAAACCTGGCCGCCAATGCAGTTCGCGCCGAGGTCCGCCGTCGCGCCAGGGAAGAGAAATCTGCTGCCATGAACGAACAGCTTTCCAACGAAACCGACGCCACCTGGGAGTCTGTCGCCCCTCACCTGGACGCCGCACTGGGCGAACTAAGTGAAACCGACCGGGACATACTTTTGTTCCGCTATTTTCAAGGCAAATCCGCCCGCGAAATCGCGCAAACCCTCGGGCTCACCGACGAAGCAGCACAAAAGCGCGTCAACCGCGCCGTCGAACGCCTCCGCGAAATTTTCGCCAAACGCGGCGTTACTGTCGGTGCTGGCAGCCTCCTTGTTCTCATTTCTGGCAATGCCGTGCAGGCCGCGCCGACTGGATTGTTCACCATCATTTCAACCTCCGCAGCAATGGCCGGCACCGCCGCCATCTCCACCGCAACCAAAACCATCGCTATGACCACACTTCAAAAATCACTGCTCACCGCCACCCTCATCGCCACTGTAAGCACAAGCATCTACCAGACGAAACAAGCTTCAACCCTGCGTGCCCAGATGCAAAACCTTCAACAACAATTGCAACCCCTCACCGACCAAAACAGACAACTCACCCTTGATCGCGAAAAAGGGACACGCCAACTCTCGGCCTTGCGTGCAGAAATTGGACGACTAAATAGCAACCAGTCTGAACTTCTAAGGCTGCGAAGTGAGACGGGAAGGCTCCGACATCAAACGAATGAACTTGGGAAGCTGGTCCGAACCTGGTCCGCCGCCAGCACACCAGACCAATCCTCCGAGTCCACCAACTTCCCCAAGGACTCCTGGGCATTCGTTGGCTTTGGCACACCGGAAGCCACTATTCAGTCGTTCATGTGGGCCAAGAGTCGTGGTGACGTAAAAACAGCGTTCGATGCCGCCACTCCCGAACTTAAACGGAAGATAATGGACCTTTATTTCAAGGATAAAACCGATGCCGAGATTTCGGACTTATTGGTTGATTCTTCAAAAAATCAAAACGGTGTCCGTGTTTTGAAGCGAATGAATGTGGCGGATGACCAGGTGATCTTTCAAGTTCACTTTGATGGCTATCCCGAAAAGTCCTTCGACATACTCTCGCTCAAAAAAATCGACGATGAATGGAAAGTCTCGAATACCGAGGACCACGTGGAGCAAAAGTGA
- a CDS encoding MBL fold metallo-hydrolase, whose protein sequence is MSANTLVNEIAPDVYRISLFVPEINLQFNHFLVKDEEPLLYHTGMRRMFPEIREAVARLINPADLRWISFSHFEVDECGALNEWLQIAPSAQAACGVVTSLVNLADFAIRPARALDKNEVLQTGKYKFRFCPTPHLPHGWDAGVMFEETNQTLFCSDLCHQAGAVEAVTESDIIGRVHQSISEYQKGPLMDYMPYTSQTERLLNGLADLEPRTLAIMHGSSFVGDGRRALRDLKVVMRETFGRAERD, encoded by the coding sequence ATGAGTGCAAATACATTGGTAAATGAGATTGCGCCGGATGTTTATCGCATCTCGCTTTTCGTTCCGGAGATCAACCTTCAATTCAATCACTTCCTCGTGAAGGATGAGGAGCCTCTGCTTTATCACACAGGGATGAGACGGATGTTTCCGGAGATACGCGAGGCGGTGGCTCGTCTGATCAATCCTGCCGATTTGCGCTGGATCAGTTTCAGCCATTTCGAGGTGGATGAGTGCGGGGCACTGAATGAATGGTTGCAAATCGCACCCTCTGCCCAGGCGGCTTGTGGGGTTGTGACGTCGTTGGTAAATCTGGCGGATTTTGCCATCCGGCCTGCGCGTGCCCTGGATAAGAACGAGGTTCTGCAAACTGGCAAATATAAATTTCGGTTTTGTCCCACGCCGCATTTGCCGCATGGCTGGGATGCTGGCGTGATGTTTGAAGAAACGAACCAGACGTTGTTCTGTTCAGATTTGTGTCATCAGGCTGGGGCAGTGGAAGCCGTCACTGAATCGGATATCATTGGCCGTGTTCATCAAAGCATTTCAGAGTATCAAAAGGGGCCTTTGATGGATTACATGCCTTATACGTCACAAACAGAGCGGTTGCTGAATGGCCTCGCGGATTTAGAACCCCGGACGCTTGCCATCATGCATGGATCGAGCTTTGTCGGGGATGGAAGGCGTGCGCTGCGGGATTTGAAAGTGGTGATGCGGGAGACTTTCGGCAGGGCGGAGCGAGATTAG
- a CDS encoding DUF4019 domain-containing protein: MKKYYIYWLLIIACGLSACGKPSSSHAEQEKAATDAALAWLALIDKGSYKESWEQSAVPFKNSLTPEKWAEMVKPVRAPLGKVESREVRNRDYMTELPGAPKGEYVIIQFKTQFENKKDAIETVTPMLEDGKWKVSGYFIK; encoded by the coding sequence ATGAAAAAATACTACATCTACTGGTTGTTGATTATTGCATGCGGATTGTCTGCATGCGGCAAACCAAGTTCTTCCCATGCGGAACAAGAGAAGGCGGCAACGGATGCTGCACTTGCCTGGTTGGCGTTGATTGACAAGGGGAGTTACAAGGAAAGTTGGGAGCAATCTGCTGTGCCATTCAAGAATTCCTTGACCCCGGAAAAGTGGGCAGAAATGGTGAAGCCGGTTCGAGCTCCGCTGGGGAAAGTGGAATCGAGAGAGGTGAGGAATCGGGACTACATGACTGAATTGCCGGGCGCGCCCAAGGGCGAATACGTCATCATCCAGTTCAAGACACAATTTGAGAATAAGAAGGATGCCATCGAAACTGTCACGCCGATGTTGGAGGATGGCAAGTGGAAGGTGTCGGGCTACTTCATCAAGTAG
- a CDS encoding autorepressor SdpR family transcription factor: MDKLFKALNDPTRRKILELLRERDMTAGEIADGFTISQPSISHHLDLLKQADLVLSEKNGQFITYSLNTSVLDECLSWLMKLSKPSKKGVKHETRRSEKGVASSGDSGRAVLRRRPALG; this comes from the coding sequence ATGGATAAGCTTTTCAAGGCATTGAATGATCCGACGCGCAGGAAAATTCTGGAGTTGCTCCGGGAGAGGGATATGACTGCAGGCGAAATTGCCGATGGATTTACCATCAGCCAGCCGAGCATTTCGCATCATCTGGATCTGCTGAAGCAAGCCGACCTGGTTCTTTCGGAAAAGAACGGGCAATTTATCACCTATTCGCTAAATACAAGCGTATTGGATGAATGCCTGTCGTGGTTGATGAAGTTGTCAAAGCCGAGCAAAAAAGGAGTTAAACATGAAACTCGCCGATCTGAAAAAGGAGTGGCTTCAAGTGGTGATTCTGGCCGTGCCGTTTTGCGCCGTCGCCCTGCTTTGGGATAG
- a CDS encoding Kelch repeat-containing protein, with protein sequence MNANAQSSGFTYQGRLTYSNAPADGVFSIIGTLYSADADGVGGVVPPVTNLTVRAVAGLFTTRFDFDPHAFNGSPLYLELQVAPVGGSNYTTLTPRQLITSAPYAWRATLATSADSAQTANVAQGVVNGGVGSNALAIGAVDTTKLADGSVTPQKIQDGSVTTPKLANGSVSTPKIEDDSVTTPKIVDGSVTTPKIADGSVTSAKLAPGAVGAANIAAGAVTATQLSTGAAAANLLASGQSGVASGGVVLSAELNATNLINAGYVKIGRVDLISESWTNLATGPTNTGTYSPARDGHTAVWTGSEMIIWGGDNGSLRNDGARYNPAADSWTVLSQIGSPSARASHTAVWSGTEMIIWGGDMTQNTGARYKPATDSWQPVSTINAPSARYYHGAVWTGSQMVIWGGTDASSNVNTGGRYNPVNDTWLTTTTVNAPVARYGPTVVWASGPNVMIVWGGELNTGSKYNPSTDSWTAMTANNAPTARYDNSAVWTGSQMIIWGGINNNSDYLKDGGVYNATANTWSTMATNTLLSARVGHSAVWTGTRMLIWGGGFSGYDPFSNQSYGYTYQDGAIYNPTANTWSAMSTNGVPVDRSSHTAIWTGSEMIVWGGYSYQGTSSGGYTEIGGRYQASTDTWSAMSTFQAAAEPGTRQSASAIWTGTEMIVWGGENSGINLHTGARFDPIANVWKFTSVSNAPSGRINHSAIWTGTEMIIWGGYDVQAVKTGARYNPALDQWQTVATNNAPPARGLHGAVWTGSEMLVWGGYGATLGTYPNLGGRYNPASNSWTLISTTGVPTARAACTAVWTGKEMIVWGGYNGSFFSPNYQNTGSRYQPTNDTWTALPTVGAPANRTGHTAVWTGKEMIVWGGVNATTNLALGGRFDPAANSWKTMAPFPYGGRSQHSAIWTSSEMIVWGGLDTFDTGGSPYEKFSGRYDPAKDRWAVMIWDASAPPVRGNHVAVWTGSDMLVWGGYNGTAYLNTTYRYTPPQTMYLYLKP encoded by the coding sequence TTGAACGCGAACGCGCAGAGTAGCGGCTTCACTTATCAAGGCAGACTGACTTATAGCAATGCGCCAGCAGACGGGGTCTTCAGCATCATCGGCACACTTTACAGTGCCGATGCGGACGGGGTGGGCGGCGTGGTGCCACCGGTTACGAATCTCACGGTACGAGCAGTTGCCGGTTTGTTCACTACGCGATTTGATTTCGATCCGCATGCCTTCAATGGCAGCCCTCTCTATCTTGAGCTCCAGGTGGCTCCCGTTGGTGGCAGCAATTACACAACATTGACGCCAAGGCAGCTTATCACCAGCGCGCCGTATGCATGGCGCGCAACACTGGCGACGAGTGCTGACAGCGCGCAGACAGCCAACGTGGCCCAAGGGGTTGTGAATGGCGGCGTTGGCAGCAATGCACTTGCCATTGGTGCGGTGGACACCACAAAGCTGGCTGACGGTTCCGTGACGCCACAGAAAATTCAAGATGGTTCGGTGACGACGCCGAAGCTCGCCAATGGTTCCGTGTCGACGCCGAAAATCGAAGATGATTCGGTGACGACTCCAAAAATTGTAGATGGCTCCGTGACAACGCCGAAAATTGCAGATGGTTCGGTTACCAGTGCGAAGCTCGCGCCGGGAGCAGTCGGGGCGGCAAATATTGCTGCCGGTGCAGTGACAGCGACTCAGTTGAGCACTGGTGCAGCCGCAGCCAACCTGCTGGCCAGCGGCCAAAGCGGAGTGGCTTCGGGTGGCGTCGTGTTGTCAGCGGAATTAAATGCCACCAATCTTATCAATGCGGGCTACGTGAAGATCGGACGCGTGGACCTGATTTCGGAAAGCTGGACGAATCTTGCCACTGGGCCGACCAACACGGGAACATATAGTCCGGCACGCGACGGGCACACCGCGGTTTGGACCGGCAGCGAAATGATTATCTGGGGTGGAGACAACGGTTCGCTCCGCAATGACGGTGCCCGTTACAACCCGGCAGCAGATTCGTGGACGGTATTAAGCCAGATCGGCTCACCTTCGGCACGAGCCAGCCATACGGCGGTCTGGTCTGGAACCGAGATGATCATCTGGGGCGGCGACATGACACAGAATACAGGCGCACGTTATAAACCCGCCACCGATTCGTGGCAGCCCGTTTCCACGATCAACGCGCCCAGCGCACGCTACTATCACGGGGCTGTGTGGACCGGAAGCCAGATGGTTATCTGGGGTGGAACGGATGCCTCATCCAACGTGAACACCGGTGGGCGGTATAATCCAGTCAACGACACATGGCTGACTACCACCACGGTGAACGCTCCAGTTGCGCGTTACGGACCCACGGTGGTTTGGGCATCGGGCCCGAACGTGATGATCGTCTGGGGCGGCGAACTGAATACGGGCAGCAAATACAATCCCAGCACCGATTCCTGGACGGCGATGACGGCGAACAATGCGCCGACAGCGCGATATGATAATTCAGCAGTATGGACTGGCAGCCAGATGATCATTTGGGGCGGTATAAACAATAATTCTGACTATTTGAAGGACGGCGGGGTCTACAATGCCACCGCGAATACCTGGAGCACCATGGCCACAAATACTCTTCTTTCTGCCCGGGTGGGCCATTCGGCCGTTTGGACCGGAACCCGCATGCTCATTTGGGGGGGCGGTTTTTCCGGGTACGATCCTTTTTCCAATCAGTCCTACGGCTATACGTATCAGGATGGCGCCATTTACAATCCCACAGCCAATACCTGGAGTGCCATGAGTACGAATGGAGTGCCTGTGGATCGCAGTTCGCACACCGCCATTTGGACAGGATCGGAAATGATCGTTTGGGGCGGGTACAGTTACCAGGGTACCTCGAGCGGTGGCTATACGGAAATTGGGGGGCGCTATCAGGCTTCTACCGATACGTGGAGCGCGATGTCAACGTTCCAAGCTGCCGCAGAACCAGGCACGCGGCAAAGTGCCAGCGCGATCTGGACCGGCACGGAAATGATTGTATGGGGAGGCGAAAACTCCGGCATCAATTTGCATACCGGAGCGCGGTTTGACCCGATAGCGAACGTTTGGAAATTCACATCGGTATCGAATGCTCCCAGCGGGCGCATCAATCACAGCGCGATCTGGACCGGCACGGAAATGATTATCTGGGGTGGTTATGATGTGCAGGCGGTAAAAACCGGAGCGCGGTATAATCCGGCGCTGGACCAATGGCAGACGGTGGCTACCAACAATGCACCACCCGCGCGCGGCTTGCATGGAGCAGTGTGGACCGGGAGCGAAATGCTGGTGTGGGGAGGGTACGGCGCGACACTTGGCACGTATCCCAATCTGGGTGGTCGCTACAATCCGGCCAGCAATTCGTGGACTTTGATAAGTACCACCGGTGTGCCGACGGCTCGCGCCGCTTGCACGGCGGTTTGGACCGGCAAGGAAATGATTGTTTGGGGTGGATACAACGGTTCATTTTTCTCGCCCAACTATCAGAATACAGGTTCGCGGTACCAGCCGACTAATGACACATGGACCGCGCTGCCGACGGTTGGGGCGCCAGCCAATCGTACTGGCCATACGGCAGTTTGGACGGGCAAGGAAATGATTGTCTGGGGCGGTGTCAATGCGACCACCAACCTCGCGTTGGGCGGACGCTTTGATCCCGCGGCGAACAGTTGGAAGACCATGGCTCCTTTCCCATATGGCGGACGCAGCCAGCATTCCGCAATCTGGACCAGCTCGGAAATGATTGTCTGGGGTGGCCTGGATACTTTTGATACCGGTGGCAGTCCTTATGAGAAATTTTCAGGGCGCTATGATCCGGCGAAGGACAGGTGGGCGGTGATGATCTGGGATGCTTCGGCGCCGCCGGTGCGGGGCAATCACGTGGCAGTGTGGACCGGTTCCGACATGCTGGTCTGGGGTGGCTACAATGGCACGGCCTATCTCAATACGACCTATCGCTATACACCGCCGCAAACAATGTACCTCTACCTCAAACCGTGA
- a CDS encoding CHASE domain-containing sensor histidine kinase, with product MRAPTRIRQSFSGPMLMPWIVCILTLSLSVAAWIQVRHNTERELALHFDSLSSIACNSIQRAIGLEFDDAQILSELLRHDSTISDQRITNFLKSVHWQRRHPGFMDIGVALYTTNSSGNDSLLVKLSESRGPNSLHVRGFDLLSEAARRAVFEKIMDFPGQRAGDVASLTDTNMPIHPGVVQYHPFWKSPPGLLKPEERKSNLRGVVFVSIDQSQLLRGVMGGLTNLPLIVTLVSQGAPRVTRGTMARTATLSISGGEWRLDIIPSPSFYAGTRMIFPTVVLICGLTMSMLLTSIVWIQARRRVEAETAILELRVRDAAILGFNAELERRITLRTAELVESQTRLRASEEELRHALEQEKELVRLKTDFVSLVSHEFRTPLGIIQSAAEVLESYFDRLKAERRNAHLQDIARATRRMTNLMEEVLLLGRVDSGKLDCTPQVLDLTDFCRRLTNELLAATNRKCPIELSIANLEGQVATDENTLRHIFTNLLSNAVKYSTGGHPVHFSVVRENNHAVFVVRDSGIGIPRADLPHLFQAFRRGSNVGGTTGTGLGLVIVKRCVELQAGELTFVSTEGMGTAFKVKLPLFT from the coding sequence ATGCGCGCGCCTACCAGGATTCGCCAATCATTCTCCGGCCCCATGCTGATGCCGTGGATTGTTTGCATCCTTACGCTGAGTCTCTCCGTCGCGGCCTGGATTCAAGTGCGCCATAATACCGAACGCGAACTGGCACTACATTTCGATTCCCTAAGCTCAATCGCTTGCAACTCCATCCAGCGTGCCATTGGCCTCGAATTTGATGATGCGCAAATCCTGAGCGAACTCCTCCGCCATGACTCCACCATTTCCGACCAGCGCATCACCAACTTTCTCAAATCTGTGCATTGGCAAAGACGCCACCCGGGTTTCATGGACATCGGAGTAGCTCTTTACACCACCAACTCTTCTGGAAATGACTCGTTGTTGGTTAAGCTGAGCGAAAGTCGCGGTCCAAACAGTCTTCACGTCCGCGGCTTTGACCTTTTGAGCGAAGCCGCGCGACGGGCTGTTTTCGAAAAAATCATGGACTTTCCGGGACAAAGGGCAGGCGACGTTGCAAGCTTGACTGATACGAACATGCCAATTCACCCGGGCGTGGTTCAATATCATCCGTTTTGGAAAAGCCCGCCAGGTTTGCTTAAGCCAGAAGAGCGCAAATCCAATTTGCGCGGAGTGGTGTTCGTTTCGATCGATCAATCACAGTTGCTCCGCGGAGTCATGGGCGGACTCACCAACCTTCCGTTGATCGTGACGCTGGTTTCCCAAGGTGCCCCGCGTGTGACCAGGGGGACGATGGCACGCACGGCCACTCTGAGCATCTCCGGAGGTGAATGGCGGTTGGATATCATCCCCTCGCCTTCCTTCTACGCCGGCACACGGATGATATTTCCCACCGTGGTCTTAATCTGCGGGTTAACCATGAGCATGTTGCTCACCAGCATAGTATGGATTCAAGCGCGCCGCCGGGTGGAAGCCGAAACGGCCATCCTTGAATTACGCGTGCGCGATGCGGCAATTTTGGGATTCAATGCCGAACTCGAACGCCGCATTACCCTACGCACCGCCGAACTGGTTGAGAGCCAGACCCGCTTGCGCGCTTCGGAGGAAGAGTTGCGCCACGCCTTGGAACAGGAGAAGGAACTGGTTCGCCTCAAAACAGATTTCGTAAGTTTGGTTTCACATGAATTTCGCACTCCGCTCGGCATCATCCAATCTGCGGCGGAAGTATTGGAGAGCTATTTCGACCGCCTTAAGGCCGAACGACGCAACGCGCACTTGCAGGACATTGCGAGGGCAACCAGACGAATGACTAATCTCATGGAGGAAGTGCTCCTGCTGGGCCGGGTGGACTCAGGCAAACTGGATTGCACACCGCAGGTCCTCGACCTGACAGACTTTTGCCGTCGGCTAACCAACGAACTTCTCGCTGCCACCAATCGCAAGTGTCCGATTGAACTTTCGATTGCCAATCTCGAAGGTCAGGTCGCAACCGACGAAAACACCTTACGCCACATTTTTACGAACCTGCTTTCCAATGCTGTCAAATACTCGACCGGAGGCCATCCGGTCCACTTTAGCGTGGTGCGGGAAAACAATCATGCCGTCTTCGTGGTGCGGGATTCCGGCATCGGCATTCCTCGCGCTGATCTGCCCCACCTTTTTCAGGCGTTCCGTCGCGGCTCCAATGTCGGCGGCACAACCGGAACAGGTTTGGGTCTCGTCATCGTCAAGCGGTGCGTTGAATTGCAAGCTGGAGAATTAACTTTCGTAAGCACTGAGGGTATGGGTACGGCTTTCAAGGTAAAACTGCCTCTGTTTACATAA
- a CDS encoding SMI1/KNR4 family protein: MTKADLQLIESELGITLPDSYKRAVVPFPISALVGNTDYELWDDAQALIKLNRGLRNGAHLRPAWLPHFFAIGDPRGDELIAIDLRDANAPAWWLDHGLLDSKASYQSHARFTDWLQEFNRDLRSDLEGDGYNPDGTPENLKADQNREMKRGYLGCLLFIVLAIFALATYRYFRHNL; encoded by the coding sequence ATGACCAAAGCTGATCTCCAATTGATCGAATCCGAACTCGGCATCACCCTGCCCGATTCCTATAAACGCGCTGTAGTTCCATTCCCCATTTCCGCCCTCGTTGGCAATACCGATTACGAACTCTGGGACGATGCGCAAGCCCTCATCAAGCTAAACCGCGGCCTGCGCAATGGAGCACACCTCCGTCCAGCGTGGCTACCCCACTTCTTCGCCATCGGCGACCCTCGTGGAGATGAACTCATTGCCATTGATCTTCGCGATGCCAATGCTCCAGCTTGGTGGCTCGACCACGGCTTATTGGACAGCAAAGCCAGTTACCAATCTCACGCCCGCTTCACAGATTGGCTTCAGGAATTTAATCGCGATCTCCGTTCAGACCTTGAAGGCGATGGCTACAATCCTGACGGAACACCGGAAAATTTGAAAGCCGACCAAAATCGGGAAATGAAGCGCGGCTATCTCGGCTGTCTTCTCTTTATAGTCCTCGCAATCTTTGCTTTGGCTACTTATCGTTACTTCCGTCATAACTTATGA